A single Pseudomonadota bacterium DNA region contains:
- a CDS encoding CvpA family protein — MTWVDIAILAIIAISAVVSLLRGFVREALSLASWILAFWISFAFSAALAVHFAAWISVPSLQLAAAFALLFLVTLALGAWFNYLVYKIVQKTGLSGTDRIIGVAFGAARGVLVVVVLVLLAGLTPLPGDPWWDQSRLLGSFEKMAVWVRGYLPADIAGNVVF, encoded by the coding sequence ATGACGTGGGTCGATATTGCCATTCTGGCCATCATTGCCATTTCCGCTGTTGTCAGCCTATTGCGGGGGTTCGTTCGCGAGGCGCTGTCGCTGGCCTCCTGGATCCTGGCCTTCTGGATCAGTTTCGCTTTCTCCGCCGCGCTGGCCGTCCATTTCGCCGCCTGGATCTCGGTGCCTTCGCTGCAGCTGGCAGCTGCCTTTGCGCTGCTGTTTCTCGTCACATTGGCGCTTGGGGCCTGGTTCAACTATCTGGTCTACAAGATAGTTCAGAAGACCGGACTCAGCGGTACCGACCGGATCATCGGCGTCGCCTTCGGAGCGGCGCGCGGGGTTCTGGTGGTTGTGGTGCTGGTGTTACTGGCGGGACTGACGCCCCTGCCTGGCGACCCGTGGTGGGACCAGTCGCGCCTGTTGGGTTCGTTCGAGAAGATGGCGGTATGGGTGCGCGGTTATCTGCCGGCAGATATTGCCGGGAACGTGGTGTTTTGA
- a CDS encoding acetyl-CoA carboxylase carboxyltransferase subunit beta, with protein MSWFEKLMPSRIRTEASGQKRAVPEGLWTKCEACSAILYRPELERNLEVCPKCAHHMRIGARKRLDGFLDAEPRDEIGEELEPVDILRFRDSKKYRDRLIQAQKSTGENDALIVLKGALKGQPVVAAAFEFSFMGGSMGSVVGERFVRGAHQALEENIPLICFSASGGARMQEALFSLMQMSKTSAALARLAEKGVPFISVLTDPTTGGVSASLAMLGDVNIAEPGALIGFAGPRVIQQTVRETLPEGFQRSEFLLEHGAIDMIVDRRDLRDRIANLLSILTKQPVN; from the coding sequence ATGAGCTGGTTTGAAAAGTTGATGCCAAGTCGGATCCGCACCGAGGCGAGCGGTCAGAAGCGCGCGGTGCCGGAAGGGTTGTGGACCAAGTGCGAGGCCTGCAGTGCGATCCTCTACCGGCCCGAGCTTGAACGCAATCTCGAAGTCTGTCCCAAGTGCGCCCACCACATGCGTATCGGCGCGCGTAAACGTCTCGATGGATTTCTCGATGCCGAACCGCGCGATGAGATCGGCGAAGAGCTGGAACCGGTCGATATCCTCAGGTTTCGCGATAGCAAAAAGTACCGTGATCGCCTGATTCAGGCGCAGAAGAGTACCGGAGAGAACGATGCTCTCATTGTGCTGAAGGGCGCGTTGAAGGGGCAGCCGGTGGTTGCGGCAGCCTTCGAATTCAGTTTCATGGGCGGTTCCATGGGCTCAGTGGTGGGCGAGCGTTTTGTGCGTGGGGCGCATCAGGCGCTCGAGGAGAATATTCCGCTGATCTGTTTCTCCGCCAGTGGGGGCGCACGCATGCAGGAGGCGCTCTTTTCACTGATGCAGATGAGCAAAACCAGCGCGGCGTTGGCGCGGCTTGCGGAAAAGGGCGTCCCCTTCATCTCGGTGCTGACCGATCCCACGACCGGAGGCGTCTCGGCCAGCCTGGCCATGCTGGGTGATGTCAACATCGCCGAACCCGGTGCGCTGATCGGTTTTGCGGGACCGCGTGTGATTCAGCAGACGGTGCGCGAAACTCTGCCCGAGGGTTTCCAGCGCAGCGAGTTTCTGTTGGAGCACGGCGCCATCGACATGATCGTCGATCGGCGCGATCTGCGTGATCGTATCGCCAACCTGCTCTCGATTCTTACCAAGCAACCCGTCAACTAG
- a CDS encoding bifunctional tetrahydrofolate synthase/dihydrofolate synthase — translation MRFSHLQQWLEWLESGSAARIELGLERVREVFGRLGHGAPEWPVITVAGTNGKGSCVAMLEAVLRSAGYRVAAYTSPHLIRYNERVRVAAMDVQDAVLCSAFERVDKARGEVPLTYFEFGTLAAIDHFMTARPDVVILEVGLGGRLDACNILDADVALVTRIGLDHQQWLGPDRETIGREKAGIFRAGKPAVCGDPEPPASIAAEAQRLGAPLYQMGTAFHLRSAPPGWEWWCAARRRTALPLPSLPGMHQIHNAAAVLMVLELLNERLPVGQGAIRRGLMEAHVAGRCQVLPGPVETILDVAHNPQAAAALADFLERRPCAGNTHAVLGMLEDKETAGFVSALRDRVTAWYVGGIAAPRGLSGRALAARLEAVGLVPKAVEADVAAACDAATAAAQPGDRIVVCGSFFSVAAILSRSV, via the coding sequence ATGCGATTCTCTCATCTGCAGCAATGGCTCGAGTGGCTGGAGAGCGGCAGTGCCGCGCGCATCGAGTTGGGCCTGGAGCGCGTCCGGGAGGTGTTTGGCAGACTCGGTCACGGCGCGCCCGAGTGGCCTGTCATCACCGTTGCCGGCACCAACGGCAAAGGATCCTGCGTCGCGATGTTGGAGGCGGTACTGCGGTCCGCCGGATATCGCGTAGCCGCCTATACCTCGCCCCACCTGATCCGCTACAACGAGCGTGTGCGTGTCGCGGCGATGGATGTGCAAGACGCTGTGCTGTGCAGTGCGTTCGAGCGCGTCGACAAGGCCCGTGGCGAGGTTCCGCTGACCTACTTTGAGTTCGGCACCCTGGCCGCCATTGACCACTTCATGACCGCCAGGCCCGATGTGGTGATTCTGGAAGTGGGGCTGGGGGGGCGCCTCGACGCCTGCAATATCCTCGATGCCGATGTGGCGTTGGTGACGCGCATCGGACTTGACCACCAGCAATGGCTTGGGCCGGATCGGGAAACCATTGGTCGCGAGAAGGCCGGTATCTTCCGCGCCGGCAAGCCCGCGGTGTGCGGTGATCCGGAGCCCCCGGCGAGCATCGCTGCCGAGGCTCAGCGCCTCGGTGCTCCGTTGTATCAAATGGGCACAGCGTTTCACCTGCGCTCCGCGCCCCCCGGGTGGGAGTGGTGGTGTGCGGCGCGGCGGCGCACGGCGCTGCCGCTGCCATCCCTCCCGGGGATGCATCAGATCCACAATGCCGCCGCGGTACTGATGGTGTTGGAGTTGTTGAACGAACGCCTTCCGGTGGGGCAGGGTGCGATACGGCGGGGGTTGATGGAGGCCCATGTTGCCGGGCGGTGCCAAGTGCTGCCGGGGCCGGTGGAGACCATCCTCGACGTCGCCCACAATCCCCAGGCGGCGGCTGCCCTGGCGGATTTTCTGGAACGACGACCCTGCGCCGGCAACACTCATGCCGTGCTGGGAATGCTCGAAGACAAGGAGACCGCGGGATTCGTGTCAGCACTGCGTGATCGGGTCACGGCATGGTATGTGGGCGGCATCGCGGCGCCGCGCGGGCTTTCGGGCAGGGCGTTGGCGGCGCGCTTAGAGGCAGTGGGCCTGGTACCCAAAGCGGTCGAGGCGGATGTCGCCGCGGCCTGTGACGCCGCCACTGCAGCGGCTCAACCCGGGGATCGCATCGTGGTGTGCGGTTCATTTTTTAGCGTCGCCGCTATCCTCTCGAGATCCGTATAA
- a CDS encoding amidophosphoribosyltransferase, producing MCGIVGIVARSPVNQDLYDALTVLQHRGQDAAGMVTCEGSHLALRKDNGLVRDVFQQRHMLRLRGKMGIGHVRYPTAGCASSAEAQPFYVNSPYGITLAHNGNLINSAQLKRDLFAEDLRHINTESDSEILLNVFAHELQTRGKLRATEDDVFEAVAGVHRRCRGGYAAVAMITGYGIVGFRDPFGIRPIVIGQRETPQGMDYMIASESVALDAVGFELIRDLAPGEAAFIDKRGQLYTRRCADNTTYSPCIFEFVYLARPDSIIDDISVYKARLRMGERLADKMLRARPDHDIDVVIPIPDTSRTAALEMAFKLGVKYREGFIKNRYIGRTFIMPGQKMREKSVTHKLNAIDLEFRGKNVLLVDDSIVRGTTSAKIIEMARRAGAKKVYFASAAPPVRYPNVYGIDMPSASELIAHGREVDEIAREIGADWLIYQELDDLISSVRKGNPRVDRFDTSVFTGEYVTGDVDQQYLDHLEARRNDGAKLRHERIIEELADPEVMDLRNNL from the coding sequence ATGTGCGGGATTGTTGGCATTGTCGCGCGGAGCCCGGTCAATCAGGACCTGTATGACGCGCTGACCGTGTTACAACACCGCGGACAGGATGCCGCCGGTATGGTCACTTGTGAGGGATCCCATCTGGCGCTGCGCAAGGACAACGGCCTGGTGCGCGACGTCTTTCAGCAGCGGCATATGCTGCGTCTGCGCGGCAAGATGGGTATCGGCCATGTACGGTATCCCACGGCCGGATGCGCCTCTTCGGCCGAGGCTCAGCCTTTCTATGTCAACTCGCCCTACGGCATCACCCTGGCGCACAACGGTAACCTGATCAATTCCGCGCAGCTGAAACGTGACCTGTTCGCCGAGGATCTACGCCACATTAACACCGAGTCGGATTCCGAAATCCTGCTCAATGTTTTTGCCCATGAACTCCAGACCCGGGGCAAACTGCGCGCCACGGAAGATGACGTATTCGAGGCGGTTGCCGGTGTGCACCGGCGTTGTCGCGGCGGATATGCCGCGGTGGCGATGATCACCGGCTATGGGATCGTCGGGTTTCGCGATCCTTTTGGTATCAGGCCCATCGTGATCGGGCAGCGCGAAACACCGCAGGGCATGGATTACATGATTGCTTCGGAAAGCGTGGCTCTGGACGCGGTCGGTTTCGAGTTGATTCGCGATCTGGCGCCCGGCGAAGCGGCGTTTATCGACAAGCGCGGTCAGCTCTACACCCGCCGGTGTGCCGACAACACCACCTACTCGCCGTGCATATTCGAGTTCGTCTATCTGGCACGCCCGGATTCCATTATCGACGACATTTCGGTCTACAAAGCGCGGCTGCGTATGGGTGAACGCTTGGCCGACAAGATGCTGCGTGCGCGACCGGATCACGACATCGATGTGGTTATTCCCATCCCCGACACCAGCCGCACTGCGGCGTTGGAAATGGCTTTCAAGTTAGGGGTCAAGTATCGCGAGGGATTCATCAAGAACCGCTACATCGGCCGCACTTTCATCATGCCCGGGCAGAAGATGCGCGAGAAGTCGGTAACCCATAAGCTCAATGCGATCGATCTGGAGTTCCGCGGCAAAAACGTGCTGCTGGTGGACGACTCCATCGTCCGCGGCACCACGTCGGCAAAAATCATCGAGATGGCGCGGCGTGCCGGTGCGAAGAAGGTTTACTTTGCCTCGGCAGCGCCTCCAGTGCGCTATCCCAACGTCTACGGTATCGATATGCCGTCGGCGAGCGAACTGATTGCTCATGGCCGCGAAGTCGACGAGATTGCTCGTGAGATAGGAGCCGACTGGCTGATCTATCAGGAACTGGATGATCTGATCAGTTCGGTGCGTAAGGGTAATCCGCGAGTGGATCGCTTCGACACTTCTGTGTTTACGGGAGAGTATGTGACGGGAGATGTCGATCAGCAGTATTTGGACCACCTCGAAGCCAGGCGCAACGATGGTGCCAAGCTAAGGCATGAGCGCATCATCGAAGAGCTGGCTGATCCCGAGGTGATGGATCTGCGCAACAACCTCTAA
- a CDS encoding tryptophan synthase subunit alpha: MSRIETRFQALREEHRAALVTFITAGDPNPQVTVPLMHALVAAGADMIELGVPFSDPMADGPVIQRASQRALAHHVSLRQVLGMAREFRTRDTETPVIVMGYLNPIEVLGYRVFAREAAAAGVDGAITVDMPPEEAGEFGPALKDHGVDPIYLVAPNSSDARIRTISAAGCGFLYYVSLKGVTGAAKLDARSVAEAVQRIRTHTDLPVGVGFGITDAESAAAIGAVADAVIVGSALVRLVESQGEDTQRLIQSIAALVGEMRKALPRRGAAAGNE; this comes from the coding sequence ATGAGCCGTATCGAAACACGCTTCCAGGCACTGCGCGAAGAACATCGGGCTGCCCTGGTGACCTTTATCACGGCGGGCGATCCCAACCCTCAGGTGACGGTGCCGCTGATGCATGCGCTGGTGGCGGCGGGAGCGGACATGATCGAGCTGGGGGTTCCCTTCTCCGATCCCATGGCTGATGGTCCGGTAATACAGCGTGCCAGCCAGCGCGCCCTGGCGCATCATGTCAGCTTGCGTCAGGTGCTCGGAATGGCGCGCGAGTTCCGTACTCGAGATACCGAGACACCGGTGATCGTGATGGGTTACCTGAATCCCATCGAAGTACTGGGCTACAGAGTCTTCGCTCGAGAGGCGGCGGCGGCGGGAGTGGATGGTGCGATCACCGTCGATATGCCACCCGAAGAGGCGGGAGAGTTTGGACCCGCCCTCAAGGACCACGGTGTCGATCCCATCTATCTGGTTGCGCCGAACAGCAGCGATGCCCGTATCCGCACCATCAGCGCCGCAGGTTGTGGCTTTCTCTACTACGTCTCGCTCAAGGGGGTCACCGGCGCAGCCAAACTGGATGCCCGGTCGGTCGCTGAGGCAGTGCAGCGGATTCGCACCCATACCGATCTCCCGGTTGGCGTCGGCTTCGGAATCACGGACGCAGAATCCGCTGCAGCCATTGGCGCAGTCGCCGATGCGGTGATCGTCGGCAGTGCGCTGGTGCGACTGGTGGAGTCGCAGGGCGAGGATACGCAGCGGCTGATCCAGTCCATCGCCGCGCTGGTGGGCGAGATGCGCAAGGCCTTGCCGCGGCGCGGCGCTGCGGCAGGGAACGAGTGA